DNA sequence from the Fibrobacter sp. genome:
CCAGATGTCCTTCAGGGTCTGCTTCGCATCGAAAGGATATTCCTTCCCGGTGAGGATGGTCTCGGTCTTTTCGGAGAGCATCGTGTATATCGGCGACATCAGGACGATCACGATGGTCCCGCCGATGAATACGAACACGATGAAGAATATTATGGGGAGAACGATTTTTATGGCGACCATCGCGGCCTGTATCCAGCCGTTCATGTTTTCGGTGTGGCGCTCTATGATGCCGTTGATCCAGTCGCCGACTCCGACGCCCGAAAAAATGAGCGCAAAGACCACGATGATGTTGAGGACGACGGGCAGCACAAGATACTTGCCGAGCTTGTTGGCCCATATCAGGCGGATCGCCTTGGGGTAGGAGAGGAGTCCGCTTTTTATTTGTTCCTTTGTACGAATCAT
Encoded proteins:
- a CDS encoding EI24 domain-containing protein is translated as MIRTKEQIKSGLLSYPKAIRLIWANKLGKYLVLPVVLNIIVVFALIFSGVGVGDWINGIIERHTENMNGWIQAAMVAIKIVLPIIFFIVFVFIGGTIVIVLMSPIYTMLSEKTETILTGKEYPFDAKQTLKDIWRALLIALRNTAKQLLLTALCLLLNLIPVIGSVASICLIFVINAYYFGSGFMDYSFERWRYSVKESSKGTAKLKYLAITNGAVYSLPLYLFCGTFIAAFIGGVSAVAATISQIELKAQE